A window from Ignavibacteriota bacterium encodes these proteins:
- the secA gene encoding preprotein translocase subunit SecA, producing MLTSLIRKVFGDKNSRALKELWPIVDSIKLEYEKVKDLSEEQLKQKTVELKAKIESETSDLKNRISELTNSLKSNDFEGDIENTHIELEELNEQLDNKYEEILSAVLPEAYAVVKATCAKLVGKTWDAAGSKITWNMIPYDVQLLGGVVLHQGKIAEMATGEGKTLVATLPIYLNALTGRGVHIVTVNDYLAKRDSEWMGEIFKFHGLTVGCILNTMDNDTRKKIYECDITYGTNNEFGFDYLRDNMAIAKEHLVQRGHNFAIVDEVDSVLIDEARTPLIISGPVGNTEHKFDEMKPKVERLFRKQAGLVASIVQEAEDLISRGSDKEKAGINLLRAHRGFPKNKKLAKLFSEPENKKLMTATELEFLREKEKRMPEIDEELYFAIDEKNNSINLTEKGREELAYGSAEGKEFFVLPDLGTEISKLDNDESLSTDLRLKKKDELYHLYSERMDRIHTINQLLKAYSLFEKDDEYVITEDGKIAIVDEFTGRILPGRRYSDGLHQAIEAKENVKVERDTQTMATITLQNYFRLYKKLAGMTGTAETEEGEFQQIYKLDVVVIPTNKPIARDDQDDFIYRTKREKLNAVLEKIKELKDEKRPVLVGTTSVELSETISRMLKRQGIAHNVLNAKQHKSEAEIVAFAGQPGAVTIATNMAGRGTDIKLGEGITEKGGLYILGTERHESRRIDRQLRGRSGRQGDPGTSKFYVSLEDDLMRLFSSDRVTNIMSKIGFEEGEALTHPMITKSVERAQKKVEENNFAIRKRLLEYDDVMNQQRSVIYSRRQRALEGERLKTEIFELLTEYVEVTVDKYFDDVNVDSLKADLLQHLLIEVKINPEEFEQKGKAGIADLIMQTAKDFYARKEEMIGSDLMARLERYAVLSVIDEKWKEHLREMDDLKEGIGLRAYGQKDPLVEYKSEAYHLFVSLISDIRNEVISFCFKFFPQQPDEVQARRARQLRMQTVKDSVQNLGLQNSETAKESRNRGKQQPIKVEEKAGRNDPCPCGSGKKYKNCHGRE from the coding sequence ATGTTAACTAGTTTAATAAGAAAGGTTTTTGGAGATAAAAATTCGCGTGCGCTTAAAGAGTTATGGCCAATCGTTGATTCTATAAAATTAGAATATGAAAAGGTTAAAGATTTATCGGAAGAGCAGCTTAAGCAGAAAACAGTTGAGTTAAAAGCAAAAATTGAAAGTGAGACTTCGGATTTAAAAAATAGAATTTCTGAATTAACTAACTCTTTAAAATCAAATGATTTTGAAGGCGATATTGAAAATACTCATATTGAATTAGAAGAATTAAATGAACAGCTTGATAATAAATATGAAGAAATTTTAAGCGCAGTTCTTCCTGAGGCTTATGCAGTTGTTAAAGCCACTTGTGCAAAATTAGTAGGTAAAACTTGGGACGCAGCCGGTTCAAAAATTACTTGGAATATGATCCCTTATGATGTACAACTTTTGGGAGGCGTTGTTTTACACCAAGGTAAAATTGCAGAAATGGCAACCGGTGAAGGTAAAACGCTTGTTGCAACACTTCCAATTTACTTAAATGCACTAACCGGAAGAGGAGTTCACATTGTAACTGTGAATGATTATTTGGCAAAACGTGATAGCGAATGGATGGGTGAAATTTTTAAATTTCACGGTTTAACGGTTGGATGTATTCTTAATACAATGGATAACGATACCAGAAAAAAAATATATGAATGTGATATTACATACGGAACAAATAATGAATTTGGTTTTGATTATTTGCGAGACAATATGGCTATTGCAAAAGAACATCTTGTTCAACGAGGTCATAATTTTGCAATTGTAGATGAAGTTGATTCAGTTCTTATAGATGAAGCAAGAACTCCGTTAATTATTTCAGGTCCGGTTGGAAATACCGAACATAAATTTGATGAAATGAAACCTAAAGTTGAAAGATTATTTAGAAAGCAAGCAGGCTTGGTAGCATCAATTGTTCAGGAAGCTGAAGATTTAATTTCAAGAGGAAGTGATAAAGAAAAAGCCGGAATAAATTTGCTTCGTGCTCACAGAGGATTTCCGAAAAATAAAAAACTTGCAAAACTTTTTAGTGAACCGGAAAATAAAAAATTAATGACAGCAACAGAATTAGAATTTCTTAGAGAAAAAGAAAAACGAATGCCGGAAATTGATGAAGAATTATATTTTGCAATTGATGAAAAAAACAATTCAATTAATCTTACCGAAAAAGGAAGAGAAGAATTAGCATACGGTTCTGCTGAAGGAAAAGAATTTTTTGTACTTCCAGATTTAGGAACCGAAATTAGCAAACTTGATAATGATGAATCGCTTAGCACTGATTTAAGACTTAAGAAAAAAGATGAACTTTACCACTTGTATAGTGAAAGAATGGATAGAATCCATACTATAAATCAACTCTTAAAGGCATATAGTTTATTTGAAAAAGATGATGAATATGTAATAACTGAAGATGGAAAAATTGCAATTGTTGATGAATTTACCGGCCGTATTTTACCCGGAAGAAGATATTCCGATGGTTTGCATCAAGCAATTGAAGCTAAAGAAAATGTAAAAGTTGAGCGTGATACTCAAACAATGGCAACAATCACACTTCAAAATTATTTTAGATTATACAAAAAATTGGCGGGAATGACCGGAACCGCAGAAACTGAAGAGGGGGAATTCCAGCAAATATATAAATTGGATGTTGTGGTAATTCCAACAAATAAACCAATTGCAAGAGATGATCAAGATGATTTTATTTATAGAACCAAACGAGAAAAACTCAATGCCGTACTTGAAAAAATAAAGGAATTAAAAGATGAAAAAAGACCTGTTCTTGTCGGTACAACAAGCGTAGAACTTTCTGAAACTATAAGCAGAATGTTAAAACGTCAGGGAATAGCTCACAATGTTCTAAATGCAAAGCAGCATAAAAGTGAAGCGGAAATTGTTGCCTTTGCTGGTCAACCTGGAGCTGTAACAATTGCAACAAATATGGCTGGTCGTGGAACAGATATAAAACTTGGCGAAGGAATTACGGAAAAAGGTGGATTATACATTTTAGGAACAGAAAGACATGAATCAAGAAGAATTGATAGGCAGTTAAGAGGAAGGTCGGGTAGACAAGGTGACCCCGGAACTTCAAAATTTTATGTTTCACTTGAAGATGATTTGATGCGATTATTCAGCAGCGATCGTGTGACAAATATTATGAGCAAAATTGGATTTGAAGAAGGTGAGGCATTAACACATCCGATGATTACAAAATCAGTTGAACGTGCTCAGAAAAAAGTGGAAGAAAACAACTTTGCTATTAGAAAAAGACTTCTTGAATATGATGATGTAATGAATCAGCAGAGAAGTGTTATTTATTCAAGACGACAAAGAGCTCTTGAAGGTGAAAGATTAAAAACCGAAATATTTGAATTATTGACCGAATATGTTGAAGTAACCGTAGACAAGTATTTTGATGATGTAAATGTTGATTCATTGAAAGCCGATTTGCTTCAGCATTTGCTCATTGAAGTAAAAATAAATCCGGAGGAATTTGAACAAAAAGGTAAAGCCGGAATTGCTGATTTAATAATGCAAACGGCAAAAGATTTTTATGCGCGAAAAGAAGAAATGATCGGCTCTGATTTAATGGCTCGATTAGAACGTTATGCAGTTTTAAGTGTTATCGATGAAAAATGGAAAGAACATTTGAGAGAAATGGACGATCTCAAAGAAGGAATTGGTCTAAGGGCTTACGGACAGAAAGATCCACTCGTTGAATATAAATCTGAAGCATATCATTTGTTTGTAAGCTTAATATCAGACATAAGAAATGAAGTTATTTCTTTCTGTTTCAAGTTTTTCCCTCAACAGCCAGATGAAGTTCAAGCTCGCAGAGCGCGTCAACTAAGGATGCAGACAGTTAAAGACAGTGTTCAAAATTTAGGTTTGCAAAATTCCGAAACAGCTAAGGAGAGCAGAAACAGAGGGAAACAACAACCAATTAAAGTTGAAGAAAAAGCCGGGAGAAACGATCCTTGCCCTTGTGGAAGTGGTAAGAAATATAAAAATTGTCATGGACGTGAATAG
- a CDS encoding RNA methyltransferase has translation MKKLTHSEISVNRATLGNIDSVKKLPVVVILNSIRSSYNVGSIFRTSDGAMIEKLYLCGYTPHPPNKDVLKTALGSQESVTWEFSEDAKSVIHEYKSKGYTICALEQTNNNISYSDLQKNNLPLCLIVGNEISGVNQELIDLCDISIEIPQYGIKQSLNVAVAYGIAIFELRKIFDSM, from the coding sequence ATGAAAAAACTTACACATTCTGAAATTTCTGTAAATCGTGCAACATTAGGAAATATTGATTCAGTAAAAAAGTTACCGGTTGTAGTAATATTAAATTCAATTAGGAGCAGTTATAATGTTGGATCTATTTTTAGAACTTCAGATGGTGCAATGATTGAAAAACTTTATTTATGTGGTTATACTCCACATCCACCTAATAAAGACGTTTTAAAAACTGCATTGGGCTCACAAGAAAGTGTTACTTGGGAATTTTCGGAAGATGCAAAATCCGTAATTCATGAATATAAATCGAAAGGTTACACAATTTGTGCGCTTGAACAAACAAACAATAATATTTCTTATTCTGATTTACAAAAAAATAATTTACCATTATGCCTAATTGTTGGGAATGAAATAAGTGGTGTTAACCAAGAGCTGATTGATCTTTGTGATATTTCGATTGAAATTCCGCAATATGGTATTAAACAATCTTTAAATGTTGCAGTTGCTTACGGAATTGCAATTTTTGAATTGAGAAAAATTTTTGATTCTATGTAA
- a CDS encoding ATP-binding protein has product MNHKKILSLIENGESLTVEFKQRFSDYNKIAKEFIAFANTKGGIILFGIDDDGSVYGVDSEKSEYELIKETFENYCEPKIDYEISYHSLENKEIVCVEISESKNKPHRIQDYKTNLDLKSAQVYIRINDKSVPASKEMMKILQSRSSEQILKNYSIGKNEKIVFEYLGENDSITAKKLSSIANISSRRASRTLINLVRTDILAIHTKDDGEDYFSNLT; this is encoded by the coding sequence ATGAACCACAAGAAAATTTTGAGTTTGATTGAAAATGGTGAATCTCTTACCGTTGAGTTTAAGCAAAGATTTTCTGATTACAATAAAATAGCGAAAGAATTTATAGCTTTTGCAAATACAAAAGGCGGAATAATTTTATTTGGAATTGATGATGACGGTTCGGTGTATGGCGTTGACAGCGAAAAAAGTGAATACGAATTAATTAAAGAAACGTTTGAAAATTATTGCGAACCAAAAATTGATTATGAAATAAGTTATCACAGTTTGGAAAACAAAGAAATTGTTTGTGTAGAAATTTCTGAATCGAAAAATAAACCTCACAGAATTCAAGATTATAAAACAAATTTAGATTTAAAATCAGCACAAGTTTATATTCGTATTAATGATAAGAGTGTTCCAGCAAGTAAAGAAATGATGAAAATTTTGCAAAGCCGAAGCAGCGAACAAATATTAAAAAATTATTCAATTGGAAAAAATGAAAAAATTGTTTTTGAATATTTGGGTGAAAATGATTCTATAACTGCAAAAAAATTAAGTTCAATTGCAAATATTTCATCTAGAAGAGCATCGCGTACACTAATAAATTTAGTGAGAACAGATATTCTTGCAATTCATACAAAAGATGATGGAGAAGATTATTTTTCTAATCTTACATAG
- a CDS encoding SPOR domain-containing protein encodes MNKLNKKNIALIFVTLFATSCGFWTNFKTYFNTYYNANELFIEAETEVLELRKKLFSFEEVKVPSNIIKKFDEVIEKTSAIMQYHKDSDYFEDAILMTGKSFYYQQNYSRALRKFVELESIPESELSLENSLWIGKTQLQLREFKKSLNKLDEVKLKALEDEDQIILEEVFKTKIGYYLYEKDYQTASNEIKEFLATEISDELRAEVLYELGTLYVLLEDFQEAEKALVQVEEYSPTPETEFKSRFELAKIQKDFGNTEKSLELLNELRDEGKFADNLDKIDLEIGKINYEIGNIESALDNFTEVDTSFTKTEAGGIAGFYRAEIIENYIHDYDSSLVLYKKTTSSLATQEIKEKAKSKSIVLEKYLTYKKEIAKLDRDFQYLTNEERFIKDSLDYVQLLRLDSSRTQNQNQGNVRGGNRNAKQTTLKIPKPIRPKISVDSIHALNSKQYFELANLFFTELNFPDSAYIYYKLSLDEKEENPNQAQTYYAIGSYYQTINQKAKADSMFTLVFEKFPFNRLRNEAAKHLGKPLYDFDKDPVEEQYTIAAEMYYKSDFKNALKNLFNIYKNHPNSIYASKSLYTIGYILENNLNMPDSAASIYDTLSTKYKTTEYAKSIQAKLNGHKLSKTENTNNVKTKKISSDTLKTNPVIIETEIENKTEIDEVLQMQDEQKNFDEIEKVKVDEKNINFDSKGEIIENEITKKDSIIELNENVINDKSEDSIFDLTKIPVVSRDIYKNEEDYFVQVSSWQTEEIAISEVEKIKLKNYNSFFTKTFVTELDKNYYRVLVGPFNTFTEAKKVRFKFNKY; translated from the coding sequence ATGAATAAACTAAATAAAAAAAATATCGCTTTAATTTTCGTAACACTATTTGCAACAAGTTGTGGGTTTTGGACAAATTTCAAAACCTATTTTAATACATATTATAATGCAAATGAACTTTTCATTGAAGCTGAAACAGAGGTTTTAGAATTAAGAAAAAAACTCTTCAGTTTTGAAGAAGTAAAAGTTCCTAGTAATATTATTAAAAAGTTTGATGAAGTAATTGAGAAAACATCTGCAATAATGCAATATCACAAAGATTCAGATTATTTTGAAGATGCAATTCTAATGACCGGCAAATCATTTTATTATCAGCAAAATTATTCAAGAGCATTAAGAAAATTTGTTGAATTAGAATCAATACCAGAAAGTGAATTATCTTTAGAAAATAGTCTGTGGATTGGTAAAACCCAGCTTCAACTTAGAGAATTTAAAAAATCTTTGAACAAATTAGATGAAGTTAAATTAAAAGCACTGGAAGATGAAGATCAAATAATTTTGGAAGAAGTTTTTAAAACCAAAATTGGCTATTACTTATATGAAAAGGATTATCAAACTGCATCAAATGAAATTAAGGAATTTTTAGCAACAGAAATTTCAGATGAACTGCGTGCGGAAGTTCTTTATGAACTTGGAACATTATATGTTCTGCTTGAAGATTTTCAAGAAGCTGAAAAAGCATTAGTTCAAGTTGAAGAATATTCTCCAACACCGGAAACAGAATTTAAAAGCAGGTTTGAACTTGCTAAAATTCAAAAAGATTTTGGAAACACAGAGAAAAGTTTAGAACTTTTAAATGAATTAAGAGATGAAGGAAAATTTGCTGATAATTTGGATAAAATAGATTTAGAAATTGGTAAAATAAACTATGAAATTGGAAATATTGAGTCGGCTTTGGATAATTTTACAGAAGTTGATACAAGTTTTACTAAAACTGAAGCAGGTGGAATTGCCGGTTTTTACCGTGCAGAAATTATTGAAAATTATATTCACGATTATGACAGTTCATTGGTGCTTTATAAGAAAACAACCAGCTCTTTGGCAACTCAAGAAATAAAGGAAAAAGCAAAAAGTAAATCAATAGTTCTTGAAAAATATTTAACTTATAAAAAAGAAATTGCAAAACTTGATAGAGATTTTCAATATCTGACAAATGAAGAAAGATTTATTAAAGATTCGCTTGATTATGTTCAACTTTTACGATTAGATTCTTCAAGAACACAAAATCAAAATCAAGGAAATGTTAGAGGCGGAAATAGAAATGCAAAACAAACTACCTTAAAAATTCCAAAACCAATTAGACCAAAAATCAGCGTTGATTCAATACATGCCTTAAATAGTAAACAGTATTTTGAACTCGCAAATTTATTTTTTACTGAATTGAATTTCCCGGATTCTGCATATATCTATTATAAACTATCACTCGATGAAAAAGAGGAAAATCCAAATCAAGCTCAAACATATTATGCAATTGGAAGTTATTATCAAACAATTAATCAAAAAGCTAAAGCTGATAGTATGTTTACACTTGTGTTTGAAAAATTCCCTTTTAATAGATTAAGAAATGAAGCTGCAAAACATTTGGGTAAACCTCTCTATGATTTTGATAAAGATCCGGTTGAAGAACAATATACTATTGCCGCAGAAATGTATTACAAATCCGATTTTAAAAATGCCTTAAAGAATTTATTTAATATTTACAAGAATCATCCGAATTCTATTTATGCATCAAAATCACTTTATACAATTGGTTACATTTTGGAAAATAATTTAAATATGCCGGATTCTGCTGCATCAATTTATGATACATTAAGTACAAAATATAAAACAACAGAATATGCAAAATCAATTCAAGCAAAATTAAACGGACATAAACTTTCCAAAACAGAAAACACAAATAATGTGAAAACAAAAAAAATAAGTTCGGATACTTTAAAAACGAATCCAGTTATAATTGAAACAGAGATAGAAAATAAAACTGAAATTGATGAAGTTTTACAAATGCAAGATGAACAGAAAAATTTTGATGAAATAGAAAAAGTTAAAGTAGATGAAAAAAATATAAATTTTGACTCGAAAGGCGAAATAATAGAAAATGAAATTACAAAAAAGGATAGTATTATTGAATTAAATGAAAATGTTATTAATGATAAAAGTGAAGATAGTATTTTTGATTTAACAAAAATTCCCGTTGTTAGCAGAGATATTTACAAAAATGAAGAAGATTATTTTGTACAAGTTTCATCTTGGCAAACAGAAGAAATTGCAATTTCCGAGGTTGAAAAAATTAAATTAAAAAATTACAATTCCTTTTTTACCAAAACTTTTGTTACTGAGTTAGACAAAAATTACTACAGAGTTTTAGTCGGTCCTTTTAATACATTTACCGAAGCAAAAAAAGTAAGATTTAAGTTTAACAAATATTAA
- the arfB gene encoding aminoacyl-tRNA hydrolase encodes MIDVTTDIKISEEELQFAFIRSSGPGGQNVNKVSTAVQLKFDIKSSENLPEEVKLRLIKGGGKKISSKGILLIEAKRFRTQEKNKIDAIERLIAIIKKAAIKEKSRNKTKPTKLSKEKRIESKKHKSQIKYSRKKVISE; translated from the coding sequence TTGATTGATGTTACAACAGACATAAAAATTAGTGAAGAAGAATTACAATTTGCTTTTATTAGATCTTCGGGTCCGGGTGGACAAAATGTAAATAAAGTTTCAACTGCTGTTCAATTAAAGTTTGATATAAAATCCTCCGAAAATTTACCAGAAGAAGTTAAGTTAAGATTAATAAAAGGAGGCGGTAAGAAAATTTCCTCGAAAGGAATTTTGCTTATTGAAGCAAAACGATTTAGAACACAAGAAAAAAATAAAATAGATGCTATTGAAAGATTAATTGCAATTATTAAAAAAGCTGCAATAAAAGAAAAATCCAGAAACAAAACCAAGCCAACAAAATTATCAAAAGAAAAAAGAATTGAATCAAAAAAACACAAATCGCAGATAAAATATTCAAGGAAAAAAGTAATTTCCGAATAA
- a CDS encoding P-II family nitrogen regulator, translating to MKKIEAIIRTHLLENVKQALFEFGIGGLTISEIRGYGRQKGHKEIYRGSEYQIDFVPKLKLEIVVNDNIFEKVINTIIEKAKTGKIGDGKIFVSNIEDVIRIRTGESGPEAL from the coding sequence GTGAAAAAAATTGAAGCGATTATTAGAACACATCTTTTAGAAAATGTTAAACAAGCTTTATTTGAGTTTGGAATTGGAGGCTTAACTATTTCTGAAATAAGAGGTTATGGAAGGCAAAAAGGACATAAAGAGATCTACAGAGGGAGCGAATACCAAATTGATTTTGTTCCAAAATTAAAATTAGAAATTGTAGTTAATGATAATATTTTTGAAAAAGTAATTAATACTATTATTGAAAAAGCTAAAACAGGTAAAATTGGTGATGGTAAAATATTTGTTTCGAATATAGAGGACGTAATTAGAATTAGAACCGGCGAAAGCGGACCAGAAGCACTTTAA
- a CDS encoding UTP--glucose-1-phosphate uridylyltransferase — protein sequence MHKNSIEKFRKKMEDENLPKIVTDTFEFYYNQLLSGETGMLPESEIFPIDALQNSEKLDNEFENFGKEVLQNSVMIKLNGGLGTSMGLSEAKSLLKIKNDLTFLDIIVKQTINSKIPLVLMNSFNTEKKSLEVLKKYPELNNKIPFDFLQHKIPKINSNNYEPVEFKENENLEWCPPGHGEIYTALFTSGMLEKLLSHKFEFAFISNSDNLGAVMDLRILGYFAKNKFPFLMEVTERTEADKKGGHLAKLQNDQFVLRESAQCLKSDEIDFQNIEKHKFFNTNNIWINLKALQNILKENNNILGLPMIVNKKTVDPRNSNSQSVFQLETAMGSAISVFNNASAICVPRTRFAPVKTTDDLLAVRSDNYILTENFRVIINPERKLQPLFVRLDSKNYKLVDDLDEKIPFPLSLVNCEKLVINGNYSFGKNVKLIGNVFLENKTTEQIKINDNSIITSN from the coding sequence TTGCATAAAAATTCTATAGAAAAATTTAGAAAAAAAATGGAAGATGAGAATCTTCCTAAAATTGTAACTGATACATTTGAATTTTATTACAATCAATTATTAAGCGGTGAAACGGGAATGCTCCCCGAATCTGAAATTTTCCCAATTGATGCCTTACAAAATTCAGAAAAATTAGATAACGAGTTTGAAAATTTTGGTAAAGAAGTTTTACAAAATTCCGTTATGATCAAACTTAACGGCGGCTTGGGAACAAGCATGGGATTGAGTGAAGCTAAATCTTTACTTAAAATTAAAAATGATTTAACTTTTTTAGACATAATTGTAAAGCAAACAATTAACAGTAAAATTCCGTTAGTGCTGATGAACAGTTTTAATACAGAAAAGAAATCATTGGAAGTATTAAAAAAATATCCAGAATTAAATAATAAAATTCCTTTTGATTTTCTTCAACATAAAATTCCAAAAATAAATTCTAATAATTATGAACCTGTGGAATTTAAAGAAAATGAAAATCTTGAATGGTGTCCGCCCGGACATGGCGAAATCTATACTGCACTTTTTACAAGTGGAATGTTGGAAAAATTATTATCGCATAAATTTGAATTTGCATTTATCTCGAACTCAGATAATCTCGGCGCAGTAATGGATTTGAGAATTTTAGGATATTTTGCCAAGAATAAATTTCCGTTTTTAATGGAAGTTACAGAAAGAACTGAAGCAGATAAAAAAGGTGGACATTTAGCAAAACTCCAAAACGACCAATTTGTTTTGCGTGAATCAGCGCAGTGTTTAAAGTCAGATGAAATCGATTTTCAAAATATTGAGAAACATAAATTTTTTAACACAAATAATATTTGGATCAACCTAAAAGCTCTGCAAAATATTTTAAAAGAAAATAATAATATCCTTGGCTTGCCAATGATTGTAAATAAAAAAACAGTTGATCCGAGAAATTCAAATTCACAAAGTGTATTTCAATTAGAAACGGCAATGGGTTCTGCGATTTCTGTTTTTAATAATGCTTCGGCAATTTGTGTTCCCAGAACAAGATTTGCACCAGTAAAAACAACAGATGATTTATTAGCTGTTCGATCAGATAACTATATTTTAACTGAAAATTTTAGAGTAATAATAAATCCGGAAAGAAAATTGCAGCCTTTGTTTGTAAGATTAGATTCAAAAAATTATAAACTTGTTGATGATTTAGATGAAAAAATTCCATTTCCACTTTCTTTAGTAAATTGCGAAAAATTAGTTATTAATGGAAATTATTCTTTCGGAAAAAATGTAAAATTAATTGGAAATGTATTTCTTGAAAATAAAACAACAGAACAAATAAAAATAAATGATAATTCAATAATTACATCTAATTAA
- the rlmN gene encoding 23S rRNA (adenine(2503)-C(2))-methyltransferase RlmN, with the protein MKTQPKLIDIKNFNLSEIQQFTKDLGDSAFRGKQIFNWIYQNYANDFDEMTNIPILLRNKLKEETNLNSLKLSQKKSSSSTDTVKYLFETNDGKKIESVIIPEKDRRTLCISTQVGCPLDCKFCATGVMGYTRNLSIGEILDQYLLTSKHILPYEVTNIVFMGMGEPLLNYSATEKVLKILLQDLGNKIGRTRITVSTAGIPNKIRELADTGLRVKLALSLHSCFDEIRNQIMPINLKYNLQENVEALKYYAKQTKTKIMFEYTMLKGINDRKEDLDALRKLCSQLPSKVNIIPFNSISHIAKDGFSAKLEPTPLDQVKEFAEKLMSKDIFVMLRNTQGDDIAAACGQLAINENQK; encoded by the coding sequence ATGAAAACACAACCAAAATTAATTGATATAAAAAATTTCAATCTTTCCGAGATTCAACAATTTACTAAAGATTTAGGTGATTCTGCTTTTAGAGGGAAACAAATTTTTAATTGGATTTACCAAAATTATGCAAATGATTTTGATGAAATGACAAACATTCCAATTTTACTACGAAACAAATTAAAAGAAGAAACAAATCTAAATTCATTAAAATTATCACAAAAAAAATCTTCTTCATCTACAGATACTGTAAAATATTTGTTTGAAACTAATGATGGAAAAAAAATTGAATCTGTTATAATTCCGGAGAAAGACAGACGCACACTCTGTATTTCAACCCAAGTCGGTTGTCCGCTTGATTGCAAATTTTGTGCAACCGGTGTTATGGGATATACAAGAAATTTAAGTATCGGTGAAATTTTAGATCAATATTTGCTGACATCAAAACATATTCTACCATATGAAGTAACTAATATTGTTTTTATGGGAATGGGCGAACCGCTTTTAAATTATTCTGCAACTGAAAAAGTTTTAAAAATATTGCTTCAAGATTTAGGAAATAAAATTGGTAGAACTCGAATTACAGTTTCTACTGCGGGAATTCCCAATAAAATTAGGGAGTTAGCAGATACTGGATTGAGAGTAAAACTTGCTTTATCGCTTCATTCTTGTTTTGATGAAATTCGAAATCAGATTATGCCGATAAATTTAAAGTATAATCTTCAAGAAAATGTTGAGGCATTAAAGTATTATGCCAAGCAAACCAAAACAAAAATTATGTTTGAATATACAATGCTTAAGGGAATAAATGACAGAAAAGAAGATTTGGATGCATTAAGAAAATTGTGCAGTCAACTTCCATCAAAGGTAAATATAATTCCTTTCAACAGTATTTCTCATATTGCAAAAGACGGATTTTCTGCAAAATTAGAACCAACTCCGTTGGACCAAGTTAAAGAATTTGCAGAAAAATTAATGAGTAAAGATATTTTTGTAATGTTGAGAAACACTCAAGGCGATGATATTGCTGCAGCTTGCGGTCAACTTGCAATAAACGAAAATCAAAAGTAA